One Setaria viridis chromosome 3, Setaria_viridis_v4.0, whole genome shotgun sequence DNA window includes the following coding sequences:
- the LOC117850363 gene encoding short-chain dehydrogenase ptmH, with translation MPQQAMAVANDDAGPTAINDKVVAGDGEEAKEQQPVVLITGCAKGGIGYEYCHAFSALGCRVVATDIPDRVPDLAGAAAATVLPLDVTSDASVANAVRRVLSEHGRIDVLVNNAGVGCTGPLAELPAESVRRAMDVNFLGQVRMVCAVAPHMVARRSGRVVNVGSVVGTAATPWAAPYCASKAAVHAATDALRLELRPFGVHVVKVVPGAVRSSLGHANAVGLARQGHWRMYGEFAAAIEERAAASQAGRATDAGVFARHVARRVMGARPPREIVYGHMTMLFAALAVAPGWARDAFFTRRFGLNRKIH, from the coding sequence ATGCCGCAGCAGGCCATGGCCGTGGCGAACGACGACGCTGGTCCTACTGCTATCAATGATAaagtcgtcgccggcgacggcgaggaggcaaAGGAGCAGCAACCGGTGGTGCTGATCACGGGGTGCGCCAAGGGCGGCATCGGGTACGAGTACTGCCACGCCTTCTCCGCGCTGGGCTGCCGCGTGGTCGCCACCGACATCCCCGACCGCGTCCCCGAcctcgcgggcgcggcggcggccacggtgcTCCCCCTCGACGTGACCTCGGACGCGAGCGTGGCCAACGCCGTGCGGCGCGTGCTGTCCGAGCACGGGCGCATCGACGTGCTGGTGAACAACGCCGGGGTCGGGTGCACGGGCCCGCTGGCGGAGCTCCCCGCGGAGTCCGTCCGGCGCGCCATGGACGTGAACTTCCTTGGCCAGGTCCGGATGGTGTGCGCCGTGGCGCCGCACATGGTCGCCCGCCGCTCGGGGCGCGTGGTGAACGTGGGCAGCGTGGTGggcaccgccgccacgccgtggGCGGCGCCCTACTGCGCGTCCAAGGCGGCCGTGCACGCGGCGACGGACGCGCTCCGCCTCGAGCTCCGGCCGTTCGGGGTCCACGTGGTGAAGGTGGTCCCCGGCGCCGTGCGGTCGTCGCTGGGCCACGCCAACGCGGTGGGGCTGGCCCGGCAGGGGCATTGGAGGATGTACGGGGAGTTCGCGGCGGCGATCGaggagcgagcggcggcgtcgcAGGCGGGGAGGGCGACGGACGCGGGGGTGTTCGCGAGGCACGTGGCGAGGAGGGTGATGggcgcgcggccgccgagggAGATCGTGTACGGTCACATGACGATGCTGTTCGCCGCGCTGGCGGTGGCGCCCGGGTGGGCGCGCGACGCCTTCTTCACCAGGCGCTTCGGACTCAACAGGAAGATACACTGA
- the LOC117847726 gene encoding uncharacterized protein: MGQEEEAVLVPAAAVVFSWEPVVKATAAAEAGARRDVPPGSPKKAPQQPPARLLSVPPPPGRAPALATRSLSSRARAVRPEDDPFLAAYLACTKSSGRRGGKDGGGGGAARGEAKGRRRFTWSGLGLSCKSSTGAVEQSMVKVAKRPEPDPTRDS, from the coding sequence AtggggcaggaggaggaagccgtgcTGGTGCCGGCGGCAGCCGTGGTCTTCTCATGGGAGCCGGTGGTcaaggcgacggcggccgcggaaGCGGGAGCGCGCCGCGACGTGCCGCCGGGGAGCCCGAAGAAGGCGCCACAGCAACCACCAGCGCGGCTGCtctccgtgccgccgccgccggggcgggcgccggcgctggcgacgAGGAGCTTGTCGTCGAGAGCGCGCGCCGTCCGGCCGGAGGACGACCCGTTCCTGGCCGCGTACCTGGCGTGCACCAAGAGCAGCGGCAGGAGGGGCgggaaggacggcggcggcggcggcgcggcgagggggGAGGCCAAGGGCCGGCGGCGGTTCACGTGGTCCGGCCTCGGGCTCTCCTGCAAGAGCTCCACCGGAGCCGTGGAGCAGAGCATGGTGAAGGTGGCCAAACGGCCGGAGCCGGATCCTACTAGAGATTCTTAA